A part of Rhodamnia argentea isolate NSW1041297 chromosome 8, ASM2092103v1, whole genome shotgun sequence genomic DNA contains:
- the LOC115755552 gene encoding F-box/kelch-repeat protein At5g15710 isoform X2, whose amino-acid sequence MESARADEVGSSSPSGSGVSSSQLTEDAAFRIDDRCPKQVSPMRGGGSRNTSPLSRAGSRNTSPSRQKVIKTKPRGLDEETAATFSKIVHPDVQMEDNIWAMLPEDLLNEILARVPPFMIFRLRSVCRRWNSILQDSSFLKFHSQVPSHGPCLLTFWKNSQTPQCSVFSLPLKTWYRIPFNFLPPWAFWLIGSSGGLVCFSGLDGLAFKTLVCNPLTQTWRTLPSMHYNQQRQLIMVVDRTDRSFKVIATSDIYGDKSLPTEVYDSKLDIWSLHQIMPAVNLCSSKMAFCDSTLYLETLSPLGLMLFRLDRGLWEHIPAKFPRSLLDGYLVAGTQKRLFLVGRIGLYSTLQSMRIWELDHGKNTWVEISRMPPKYFRALFRLSAERFECFGQDNLICFTSWNQGKGLIYDVDKKVWSWIAGCALQVCKVSP is encoded by the exons ATGGAATCAGCACGCGCGGACGAAGTTGGGTCATCTTCTCCATCTGGGTCTGGTGTTTCTAGCTCCCAATTGACCGAAGATGCGGCTTTTCGCATCGATGACAGGTGCCCTAAACAAGTATCGCCCATGAGGGGTGGTGGGTCGAGGAATACTAGCCCCTTAAGCCGGGCAGGATCAAGAAACACAAGTCCTTCTAGGCAAAAGGTTATTAAGACGAAGCCCCGTGGTTTAGATGAGGAAACAGCGGCTACATTCAGCAAAATAGTGCACCCTGATGTTCAAATGGAGGATAATATATGGGCAATGTTGCCCGAGGACTTGCTGAATGAGATTTTAGCTAGAGTCCCACCATTTATGATTTTCCGGCTTCGTTCAGTTTGTAGGCGCTGGAATTCTATCCTCCAGGATAGTAGCTTTCTCAAGTTCCATTCGCAGGTGCCGTCTCATGGGCCATGTCTTCTtacattttggaaaaattcacaAACCCCACAATGCTCGGTCTTTAGTTTGCCTCTGAAAACATGGTACAGGATTCCTTTTAACTTTTTGCCGCCTTGGGCATTTTGGTTGATCGGCTCATCCGGAGGTCTCGTTTGCTTTTCTGGGCTTGATGGGTTGGCTTTTAAAACTTTAGTCTGTAACCCTCTTACTCAGACATGGAGGACACTGCCAAGTATGCATTATAATCAGCAAAGACAGTTGATCATGGTTGTTGATCGGACAGATCGGTCTTTTAAAGTAATTGCAACGAGTGATATATATGGCGACAAGTCGTTGCCGACTGAAGTGTATGATTCGAAGCTTGACATTTGGTCTCTCCACCAGATTATGCCTGCAGTTAATCTTTGCTCCTCAAAAATGGCGTTTTGTGATTCTACATTGTATTTGGAAACTCTCTCACCTCTTGGACTGATGTTATTTCGATTGGACAGAGGGCTATGGGAACATATCCCCGCTAAGTTTCCAAGGTCCTTGTTGGATGGTTATTTGGTTGCCGGTACTCAAAAACGTTTGTTTCTAGTTGGGAGGATAGGTCTTTACAGTACACTTCAGAGTATGAGGATTTGGGAGTTGGATCATGGAAAGAATACCTGGGTGGAGATCAGTAGAATGCCACCGAAATACTTTCGGGCTCTTTTTAGGTTGTCTGCTGAGAGATTTGAGTGCTTTGGACAGGATAACTTGATCTGCTTTACATCTTGGAATCAAGGGAAGGGTCTCATATATGATGTAGATAAGAAGGTTTGGTCTTGGATTGCTGGCTGTGCTCTTCA GGTCTGTAAGGTTTCCCCTTAA
- the LOC115755552 gene encoding F-box/kelch-repeat protein At5g15710 isoform X1: protein MESARADEVGSSSPSGSGVSSSQLTEDAAFRIDDRCPKQVSPMRGGGSRNTSPLSRAGSRNTSPSRQKVIKTKPRGLDEETAATFSKIVHPDVQMEDNIWAMLPEDLLNEILARVPPFMIFRLRSVCRRWNSILQDSSFLKFHSQVPSHGPCLLTFWKNSQTPQCSVFSLPLKTWYRIPFNFLPPWAFWLIGSSGGLVCFSGLDGLAFKTLVCNPLTQTWRTLPSMHYNQQRQLIMVVDRTDRSFKVIATSDIYGDKSLPTEVYDSKLDIWSLHQIMPAVNLCSSKMAFCDSTLYLETLSPLGLMLFRLDRGLWEHIPAKFPRSLLDGYLVAGTQKRLFLVGRIGLYSTLQSMRIWELDHGKNTWVEISRMPPKYFRALFRLSAERFECFGQDNLICFTSWNQGKGLIYDVDKKVWSWIAGCALQSYNSQICFYEPRFDASIN, encoded by the coding sequence ATGGAATCAGCACGCGCGGACGAAGTTGGGTCATCTTCTCCATCTGGGTCTGGTGTTTCTAGCTCCCAATTGACCGAAGATGCGGCTTTTCGCATCGATGACAGGTGCCCTAAACAAGTATCGCCCATGAGGGGTGGTGGGTCGAGGAATACTAGCCCCTTAAGCCGGGCAGGATCAAGAAACACAAGTCCTTCTAGGCAAAAGGTTATTAAGACGAAGCCCCGTGGTTTAGATGAGGAAACAGCGGCTACATTCAGCAAAATAGTGCACCCTGATGTTCAAATGGAGGATAATATATGGGCAATGTTGCCCGAGGACTTGCTGAATGAGATTTTAGCTAGAGTCCCACCATTTATGATTTTCCGGCTTCGTTCAGTTTGTAGGCGCTGGAATTCTATCCTCCAGGATAGTAGCTTTCTCAAGTTCCATTCGCAGGTGCCGTCTCATGGGCCATGTCTTCTtacattttggaaaaattcacaAACCCCACAATGCTCGGTCTTTAGTTTGCCTCTGAAAACATGGTACAGGATTCCTTTTAACTTTTTGCCGCCTTGGGCATTTTGGTTGATCGGCTCATCCGGAGGTCTCGTTTGCTTTTCTGGGCTTGATGGGTTGGCTTTTAAAACTTTAGTCTGTAACCCTCTTACTCAGACATGGAGGACACTGCCAAGTATGCATTATAATCAGCAAAGACAGTTGATCATGGTTGTTGATCGGACAGATCGGTCTTTTAAAGTAATTGCAACGAGTGATATATATGGCGACAAGTCGTTGCCGACTGAAGTGTATGATTCGAAGCTTGACATTTGGTCTCTCCACCAGATTATGCCTGCAGTTAATCTTTGCTCCTCAAAAATGGCGTTTTGTGATTCTACATTGTATTTGGAAACTCTCTCACCTCTTGGACTGATGTTATTTCGATTGGACAGAGGGCTATGGGAACATATCCCCGCTAAGTTTCCAAGGTCCTTGTTGGATGGTTATTTGGTTGCCGGTACTCAAAAACGTTTGTTTCTAGTTGGGAGGATAGGTCTTTACAGTACACTTCAGAGTATGAGGATTTGGGAGTTGGATCATGGAAAGAATACCTGGGTGGAGATCAGTAGAATGCCACCGAAATACTTTCGGGCTCTTTTTAGGTTGTCTGCTGAGAGATTTGAGTGCTTTGGACAGGATAACTTGATCTGCTTTACATCTTGGAATCAAGGGAAGGGTCTCATATATGATGTAGATAAGAAGGTTTGGTCTTGGATTGCTGGCTGTGCTCTTCAGTCATACAACAGCCAGATTTGCTTCTATGAGCCAAGATTTGATGCTTCCATTAATTGA
- the LOC115755553 gene encoding calcium/calmodulin-regulated receptor-like kinase 2: MNQPDLIIIGVSVGLALGILIALLVFFSVRWYKKHAHLRRCANERSLTTLPIRMNGLGTSTDFSASLSTSIANGASDNHRKNSPFNWRSHQNKEWLASASGIPRYSYKDIQKATQIFTTVLGQGSFGPVYKAAMAAGEIVAVKVLASDSKQGEKEFQTEVSLLGRLHHRNLVNLVGYCIDKGQHMLIYEFMSNGSLANLLYNEKERVLNWEERLQIALDISHGIEYLHEGAVPPVIHRDLKSANILLDRTMRAKVADFGLSKEEVFDGRNSGLKGTYGYIDPTYISTNQFTMKSDIYSFGVIIFELITAIHPHQNLMEYVNLASMSADGVDEILDKRLVGECNPDEVRQLANIGHRCLHKLPRKRPSIGEVSQAILKIKQRRLIKNDEASFARSDISRAVSLIEDQQVELSNMASMKERE; the protein is encoded by the exons ATGAATCAACCTGATTTAATTATCATTGGCGTCTCTGTTGGTCTTGCTCTTGGCATTTTGATAGCTTTGCTCGTATTCTTCAGCGTGAGATGGTACAAGAAACATGCTCATCTTCGACGATGTGCGAATGAGCGTAGTTTAACCACCCTTCCCATACGCATGAATGGATTAGGCACGAGCACCGACTTCAGTGCGTCATTGTCAACCTCAATAGCTAATGGGGCATCTGATAACCACCGGAAGAATTCTCCTTTTAACTGGCGGAGCCACCAGAACAAAGAATGGCTTGCATCTGCATCAGGCATACCCAGATATTCTTACAA GGACATACAAAAAGCTACACAAATCTTCACTACTGTCCTAGGACAAGGTTCCTTTGGTCCTGTATATAAAGCTGCGATGGCAGCTGGGGAAATCGTAGCTGTCAAAGTGCTTGCCTCTGATTCAAAACAGGGTGAAAAGGAGTTTCAAACAGAG GTGTCTCTGCTTGGTAGATTACATCATAGAAATCTTGTAAATTTGGTGGGCTATTGCATAGATAAGGGGCAGCACATGTTGATTTATGAGTTCATGAGTAATGGAAGTCTGGCAAATCTTCTTTACA ATGAAAAGGAAAGGGTTTTGAATTGGGAAGAAAGGCTTCAAATTGCTCTTGACATATCGCATGGAATTGAATACCTTCATGAAGGG GCAGTCCCACCTGTCATACATCGTGACCTAAAATCTGCAAACATATTGCTAGACCGAACCATGAGAGCGAAG GTGGCTGATTTTGGTCTATCTAAGGAAGAGGTATTTGATGGACGAAATTCTGGCCTGAAAGGTACATACGGCTACATTGACCCAACATACATATCCACGAACCAATTCACTATGAAGAGTGACATATACAGCTTTGGTGTTATCATCTTCGAACTCATTACAGCAATTCACCCCCACCAAAACTTGATGGAATATGTCAATCTC GCTTCGATGAGTGCAGATGGTGTTGATGAAATACTCGATAAGCGACTAGTTGGGGAATGCAATCCCGACGAAGTGCGACAACTAGCTAACATTGGTCACAGATGTCTGCACAAATTACCGAGGAAACGGCCTTCAATAGGGGAAGTTTCGCAGGCTATATTGAAGATAAAGCAGAGGCGCCTTATTAAAAATGATGAAGCGTCTTTTGCAAGATCTGATATTTCGAGAGCTGTAAGCTTAATAGAGGACCAGCAGGTGGAGCTGAGTAATATGGCCAGcatgaaggagagagagtga